From Pan troglodytes isolate AG18354 chromosome 9, NHGRI_mPanTro3-v2.0_pri, whole genome shotgun sequence, the proteins below share one genomic window:
- the LOC104001450 gene encoding LOW QUALITY PROTEIN: ubiquitin carboxyl-terminal hydrolase 17-like protein 22 (The sequence of the model RefSeq protein was modified relative to this genomic sequence to represent the inferred CDS: inserted 2 bases in 1 codon) encodes MEEDSLYLGSEWQFHHFSKLTSSRPDAAFAEIQRTFLPEKSPLSSETSVDLRDDLAPVARQLAPKEKLPLSSRRPATVGAGLQNMGNTCYMNASLQCLTYTPPLANYMLSREHSQTCHHHKCCMLCTMKAHITRALYRPGHVIQPSQALAAGFHRGKQEDAHEFLMFTVDAMKKACLPGHKQVDHHSKDTTLIHQIFGGYWRSQIKCLHCHGISDTFDPYLDIALDIQAAQSVKQALEQLVKPEELNGENAYHCGLCLQKAPASKMLTLHTSAKVLILVLKTFSDVTGNKLAKNEQHPECLDMQPYMSQQNTRPLVYVLYAVLVHAGWSCHNGHYFSYVKAQEGQWYKMDDADVTASGITSVLSQQAYVLFYIQKSEWERHSESVSRGREPRALGAEDXDRRATQGELKRDHPCLQVPELDEHLVERATQESTLDHWKFLQEQNKTKPEFNVRKVEGTLPPNVLVIHQSKYKCGMKSYHPEQQSSLLNLSSTNPTDQEAMNTGTLASLQGRTRRSKGKNKHSKRALLVCQ; translated from the exons ATGGAAGAagactcactctacttgggaaGTGAGTGGCAGTTccaccacttttcaaaactcacatcttctcggccagatgcagcttttgctgaaatccagcggacttttctccctgagaagtcaccactctcatctgagaccagTGTAGACCTccgtgatgatttggctcctgttgcaagacagcttgctcccaagGAGAaacttcctctgagtagcaggagacctgctacggtgggggctgggctccagaatatgggaaatacctgctacatgaacgcttccctgcagtgcctgacatacacaccgccccttgccaactacatgctgtcccgggagcactctcaaacGTGTCATCATCACAAgtgctgcatgctctgtactatgaaagctcacatcacacgggccctctaccgtcctggccatgtcatccagccctcacaggcattggctgctggcttccatagaggcaagcaggaagatgcccatgaatttctcatgttcactgtggatgccatgaaaaaggcatgccttcccgggcacaagcaggtagatcatcactccaaggacaccaccctcatccaccaaatatttggagggtactggagatctcaaatcaagtgtctccactgccatgGCATTTCAGACAcctttgacccttacctggacatcgccctggatatacaggcagctcagagtgtcaagcaagctttggaacagttggtgaagcccgaagaactcaatggagagaatgcctatcattgtggtctttgtctccagaagGCGCCTGCCTCCAAGatgttaactttacacacttctgccaaggtcctcatccttgtattgaagacaTTCTCtgatgtcacaggcaacaaacttgccaagaatgagcaacatcctgagtgccttgacatgcagccatacatgtctcagcagaacacacgtcctcttgtctatgtcctctatgctgtgctggtccacgctgggtggagttgtcacaatggacattacttctcttatgtcaaagctcaggaaggccagtggtataaaatggatgatgccgatgTCACTGCCTCTggcatcacttctgtcctgagtcaacaggcctatgtcctcttttacatccagaagagtgaatgggaaagacacagtgagagtgtgtcaagaggcagggaaccaagagcccttggcgctgaaga agacaggcgagcaacgcaaggagagctcaagagagaccacccctgcctccaggtacccgagttggacgagcacttggtggaaagagccactcaggaaagcaccttagaccactggaaattcctccaagagcaaaacaaaacgaagcctgagttcaatgtcagaaaagtcgaaggtaccctgcctcccaacgtacttgtgattcatcaatcaaaatacaagtgtgggatgaaaagctatcatcctgaacagcaaagctccctgttaaacctctcttcgacgaacccgacagatcaggaggccatgaacactggcacactcgcttctctgcaagggaggaccaggagatccaaagggaagaacaaacacagcaagagggctctgcttgtgtgccagtga
- the LOC107967429 gene encoding ubiquitin carboxyl-terminal hydrolase 17-like protein 17: MGNTCYVNASLQCLTYKPPLANYMLSREHSQTCHRHKCCMLSTMQAHITRALYRPGHVIQPSQALAAGFHRGKQEDAHEFLMFTVDAMRKACLPGDNQVDHHSKDTTLIHQIFGGYWRSQIKCLHCHGISDTFDPYLDIALDIQAAQSVKQALEQLVKPEELNGENAYHCGLCLQKAPASKMLTLHTSAKFLILVLKRFSNVTRNKLAMNVQYRECFYMQSYMSQQSTCPLVYVLYAVLVHAGWSCHNGHYFSYVKAQEGQWYKMDEADITASGITSVLSQQAYVLFYIQKSEWERHSESVSRGREQRALGAEDTDRRATKEELKRVHPCLQVPELDEHLVKRATQECTLKHWKFLQEQNKTKPEFNVRKVEGTLPPNVLVIHQSKYKCGMKNHHPEQQSSLLNLSSMNLTHQESMNTGTLASLQGRTRRSKGKNKHSKRALLVCQ, encoded by the coding sequence atgggaaatacctgctacgtgaacgcttccctgcagtgcctgacatacaaacctccccttgccaactacatgctgtcccgggagcactctcaaacgtgtcatcgtcacaagtgCTGCATGCTCtctactatgcaagctcacatcacacgggccctctaccgtcctggccatgtcatccagccctcacaggcattggctgctggcttccatagaggcaagcaggaagatgcccatgaatttctcatgttcactgtggatgccatgagaaaggcatgccttcccggggaCAATCAGGTAGATCATCACTccaaggacaccaccctcatccaccaaatatttggagggtactggagatctcaaatcaagtgtctccactgccacggcatttcagacacctttgacccttacctggacatcgccctggatattcaggcagctcagagtgtcaagcaagctttggaacagttggtgaagcccgaagaactcaatggagagaatgcctatcattgtggtctttgtctccagaagGCGCCTGCCTCCAAGatgttaactttacacacttctgccaagtttctcatccttgtattgaagagattctccaaTGTCACACGCAACAAACTTGCCATGAATGTGCAATATCGTGAGTGCTTTTACATGCAgtcatacatgtctcagcagagcACATGtcctcttgtctatgtcctctatgctgtgctggtccacgctgggtggagttgtcacaatggacattacttctcttatgtcaaagctcaggaaggccagtggtataaaatggatgaggCCGACATCACTGCCTCTggcatcacttctgtcctgagtcaacaggcctatgtcctcttttacatccagaagagtgaatgggaaagacacagtgagagtgtgtcaagaggcagggaacaaAGAGCCCTTGGTGCTGAGGACACAGACAGGCGAGCAACGAAAGAAGAGCTCAAGAGAgtccacccctgcctccaggtaCCCGAGTTGGATGAGCACTTGGTcaaaagagccactcaggaatgCACCTTAAAACACTGGAAATTCCtccaagagcaaaacaaaacgaagcctgagttcaacgtcagaaaagtcgaaggtaccctgcctcccaacgtacttgtgattcatcaatcaaaatacaagtgtgggatgaaaaaccatcatcctgaacagcaaagctccctgctaaacctctcttcgatgAACCTGACAcatcaggagtccatgaacactggcacactcgcttctctgcaagggaggaccaggagatccaaagggaagaacaaacacagcaagagggctctgcttgtgtgccagtga
- the LOC748219 gene encoding LOW QUALITY PROTEIN: ubiquitin carboxyl-terminal hydrolase 17-like protein 6 (The sequence of the model RefSeq protein was modified relative to this genomic sequence to represent the inferred CDS: inserted 1 base in 1 codon; deleted 1 base in 1 codon; substituted 1 base at 1 genomic stop codon) produces MSPHMGNIKFWGHESSEPLEGLSVCSLGLVLLLETTQRRKQTDRFACFTVSTSDESKGKIFPLACAVIKVDQPMRKAVQGTTQGSIEPQNLGRNPAQARKCAYEQGLCVTSESTLSTSSPSIAEGMMVSAKSTYSERTRYLKTLSEEVASFCNLRSQQKNLVILVPGNLEDDSLYLGDEWQCNHFSKLMSSRPDAAFAEIQRTSLPEKSPLSCETRVDLCGDLSPVARQLAPREKLPLSSRRPATVGAGLQNIGNTCYLNASLQCMTYTLPLAKCMLSWELSQTCHRHKCCMLSTMQAHITRALQHPGHVIQPSQALAAGFHRGKQEDAHEFLMFTVDAMRKACLPGDNQVDHHSKDTTLIHQIFGGYXRSQIKCLYFHGISDTFDPYLDIALDIQVAQSVKQALEQLAKPEELNGENAYHCGLCLQKAPASKTLTLHTSAKVLILVLKTFSDVTGNKLAMNVQYPECLDMQPYMSQQNTGPLVYVLYAVLVFTGWSCHNGHYFSSVKXQEGQWYKMDDAEVTASGITSPLSQEAYVLFYIQKNEFGTPSYSVSIGREPRALCAEDK; encoded by the exons atgagcccacACATgggaaacatcaagttttggggtcatgagtcttccgaacctctggagggactgtctgtgt gctccctgggacttgtgctcttgctggaaacCACACAACGCCGGAAGCAGACAGACCGATTTGCCTGTTTCACGGTGTCCACTTCCGATGAGTCGAAagggaaaattttcccactggcat gtgcagtgatcaaagttgaccaacccatGAGGAAAGCTgtccagggcacaactcagggctccatagaaccacagaatcttgggcgcaaccctgctcaagcacgcaaatgtgcatacgaacagggtctctgtgtgac gtcagaaagcacACTTTCGACTTCTTCTCCTTCCATCGCTGAAGGAATGATGGTATCTGCCAAAAGCACATACTCGGAA AGAACTCGttatttgaagactctctcggaagaggtagcgtctttctgcaacctgcggtcccagcagaaaaaccttgtgatccttgttccaggcAACTTGGAGGAtgactcactctacttgggagaTGAGTGGCAGTGCAACCACTTTTCGAAACTCAtgtcttctcggccagatgcagcttttgctgaaatccagcggacttctctccctgagaagtcaccactctcatgtgagacccgtgtcgacctctgtggcGATTTgtctcctgtggcaagacagcttgctcccagggagaagcttcctctgagtagcaggagacctgctacGGTGGGAGCTGGTCTCCAGAATATTGGAAATACCTGCTACTTGAATGCTTCCCTGCAGTGCATGACATACACACTGCCCCTTGCCAAATGCATGCTGTCCTGGGAGCTCTctcaaacgtgtcatcgtcacaagtgCTGCATGCTCtctactatgcaagctcacatcacacgggca CTCCAGCAtcctggccatgtcatccagccctcacaggcattggctgctggcttccatagaggcaagcaggaagatgcccatgaatttctcatgttcactgtggatgccatgagaaaggcatgccttcccggggaCAATCAGGTAGATCATCACTCCAAGGACACCACCCttatccaccaaatatttggagggtactagagatctcaaatcaagtgtctctacTTCCATGGCATTTCAGACACCTTTGATCCTTACCTGGatatcgccctggatatccaggtagctcagagtgtcaagcaagctttggaacagttggcgaagcccgaagaactcaatggagagaatgcctatcattgtggtctttgtctccagaagGCACCTGCCTCCAAGAcattaactttacacacttctgccaaggtcctcatccttgtattgaagacaTTCTCtgatgtcacaggcaacaaacttgccatgaatgtgcaatatcctgagtgccttgacatgcagccatacatgtctcagcagaacacaggacctcttgtctatgtcctGTATGCTGTTCTCGTCTTCAccgggtggagttgtcacaacggacattacttctcctCTGTCA ctcaagaaggccagtggtataaaatggatgatgccgaggtcactgCCTCTGGTATCACTTCTCCTTTGAGTCAagaggcctatgtcctcttttacatccagaagaatgaatttggaaCACCCAGTTACAGTGTGTCCataggcagggaaccaagagctcTTTGTGCTGAAGACAAGTGA